Proteins encoded by one window of Bubalus bubalis isolate 160015118507 breed Murrah chromosome 4, NDDB_SH_1, whole genome shotgun sequence:
- the CCDC38 gene encoding coiled-coil domain-containing protein 38, whose amino-acid sequence MSSQFLSLSPVTPTEKEKDETIKKDRPYKIFFKDLFLYKENEMAAKKREKFLNRNMKVYQKSTFSSRMKNRSHLGQIAIFADAGGASVERLGLDPTLILRLTEGADTKRTIHEFISDQRDRFMLEYTLSTKRNTIQRFEKHTAMKERQLMKAEKKLEDDAIAFEEFLRENDQRSVDALKIAAQETINKLQMTAELKKASLEIQSVKSEIAKTEFLLREYMKYGFFLLKLSPKQWQIQQAMKRVSRSKENVNAMLPSIITKLSARRRETIDESRRTSFSEDSSLGRSSQARSRRRTTPNLEDKKPSLSNQTESISSEDSLEFFLDDDMDYDLEPELYFKEPEELLQVLTELEEQNLTLVQYSQDVDENLEDVNKREKVIQDKINTNIEFLLEHKELLKANCVREEEKAAELELRSRLFSFGQYNSDAQEKLIDSLSKKINQVYKVCIGDAEVGSLNPVQKLVKVESRLVELSDLIDSIPKENVEAIERMKQKERRQRLREEKMREKQKHQEERLKAALERAVAQPKKKKGRQLIYRSKPPSGNKHELLLVKDTRTKSLEEEYFFT is encoded by the exons agaaagaaaaagatgagacAATCAAAAAGGACAGGCCATATAAGATCTTTTTTAAAGATCTCTTtctttacaaagaaaatgaaatggcagcAAAGAAAAGG GAAAAGTTTCTGAACCGTAATATGAAAGTCTACCAAAAGTCTACTTTTTCATCACGAATGAAGAATCGTTCACACCTGGGCCAAATAGCAATCTTCGCCGACGCAGGTGGTGCCTCAGTTGAACGACTGGGGCTAGATCCCACTCTTATTCTCAGATTAACAGAAG gTGCAGACACAAAAAGGACCATCCATGAATTTATTAGTGACCAGAGAGACAGGTTTATGCTCGAG TATACTCTGTCAACCAAAAGAAACACCATTCAAAGGTTTGAAaaacacacagcaatgaaggaaAGGCAACtcatgaaagcagaaaaaaagctCGAAGACGACGCAATAGCCTTTGAGGAGTTCCTCCGAGAAAACGACCAGAGATCTGTAGATGCTCTCAAAAT TGCAGCtcaggaaactataaacaaactgCAAATGACGGCGGAACTCAAGAAGGCGAGTTTGGAGATCCAGTCGGTGAAAAG TGAAATAGCAAAAACAGAATTCCTCCTTAGAGAGTACATGAAATATGGGTTTTTTCTGCTGAAACTGTCTCCAAAACAATGGCAGATCCAGCAAGCAATGAAAAGGGTGTCAAGGagtaaagaaaatgtgaatgCCATGCTTCCAAGTATAATAACAA AATTAAGTGCAAGGAGAAGAGAGACCATTGACGAGTCCAGGAGGACATCATTTTCGGAAGATTCTTCTCTGGGAAGAAGTAGCCAAG CAAGATCACGCAGGAGGACCACTCCCAACCTAGAGGATAAGAAACCATCCTTATCAAA CCAAACTGAGAGTATCAGTTCAGAAGACAGTTTGGAATTCTTTTTAGATGATGATATGGACTACGATCTG GAACCTGAACTTTATTTCAAAGAACCTGAAGAGTTACTTCAAGTCCTCACAGAGCTGGAAGAGCAGAATCTTACTTTGGTACAATATTCCCAAGATGTAGACGAAAATCTTGAAGatgtaaataaaagagaaaaagttatACAGGATAAAAT AAATACCAACATAGAGTTTCTTTTGGAACACAAGGAATTGCTCAAGGCCAACTGtgtaagagaagaagaaaaagcagcaGAGTTGGAATTAAGGTCCAGGCTATTTAGTTTTGGACAATATAACTCAGATGCTCAG gAAAAACTGATAGACTCTCTTAGTAAAAAAATTAACCAAGTATACAAAGTCTGCATTGGAGATGCTGAGGTTGGAAGTCTCAACCCGGTTCAAAAGCTGGTAAAAGTAGAGTCTCGCCTGGTAGAATTGAGTGATCTCATTGactccattcccaaagaaaatgTGGAGGCAATTGAGAGGATGAAACAGAAAGAACGACGGCAAAG GTTGCgtgaagagaaaatgagagagaaacagaaacaccAGGAGGAAAGGCTAAAAGCTGCCCTGGAAAGAGCAGTAGCacaaccaaagaaaaagaag GGAAGACAACTTATCTACCGTTCAAAACCTCCATCTGGTAACAAACATGAACTACTTTTAGTCAAGGATACAAGAACGAAATCCCTGGAGGAAGAGTATTTTTTCACTTGA
- the SNRPF gene encoding small nuclear ribonucleoprotein F, giving the protein MSLPLNPKPFLNGLTGKPVMVKLKWGMEYKGYLVSVDGYMNMQLANTEEYIDGALSGHLGEVLIRCNNVLYIRGVEEEEEDGEMRE; this is encoded by the exons AGTTTGCCCCTCAACCCCAAACCTTTCCTCAACGGATTAACAGGAAAGCCAGTAATGGTGAAGCTTAAATGGGGAATGGAGTACAAGGGCTACCTGGTGTCTGTAGATGGCTATATGAACATGCAG CTTGCAAACACAGAAGAATACATAGATGGAGCATTGTCTGGACATCTGGGTGAAGTTTTAATAAG GTGTAATAATGTCCTTTATATCAGGGGtgttgaagaagaagaagaagatgggGAAATGAGAGAATAG